The proteins below come from a single Anguilla rostrata isolate EN2019 chromosome 3, ASM1855537v3, whole genome shotgun sequence genomic window:
- the irs2b gene encoding insulin receptor substrate 2: MASPPTTGGHLFSNVNINNNNIKKCGYLKKQKHGHKRFFVLKEQSEGFPARLEYYENEKKWKNKSAAKRVIPLDSCLNINKRADAKHKHLIALYTKDEYFAVAADNEQEQDNWYRVLTDLMNEGKVYDGSASNSASSLVGFEEANYGMITPVNAAYKEVWQVNLKSKGLGQSKNLTGVYRLCLSSRTISFVKLNSEVASVSLQLMNIRRCGHSDSFFFIEVGRSASTGPGELWMQADDSVVAQNIHETILEAMKAMKELSEFRPRSKSQSSGTNPISVPTRRHLNNLPPSQTGLLRRSRTDSMAATSPVSKFTSCRIRTASEGDGTMIRPMSVNSSPISPSTNRTHLSRSNTVTARPCRMFESSSLQHSKSMCMPVSHSPPSAASPVSLSSSSGNGSASETIQRPSSGSASVSGSPSDAGFMSCDDYGSSPGDVRHQSANRSNTPESIADTPPSREGSDAYGYMTMERPSGSVFGHIYRRTPTEEVLDLDKAYRKRTYSLTTPSQQRAPAQVSSTSLDEYTLMRATHGNGHSARSSHTTSPKVTYPEDYGDIEIGSLKSSSSNLGDNGYMPMTPGAALQGGKNESYMPMSPMCVSAPKQIINPRSHPQTVVNGLRTDSPSGCGSLDDSGYMRMWCGSKLSMESSDGKLTNGEYMNMSPIDPCVSLTPTDYLLSSLVGEHPRPANIFTLLPRGCKAQTPQNGDSDQYVMMNPQGQKAADESNYCAISPGSMVTMMHVAPALARQSGRNEILTHRGRASRPSRLILDTLMTLPSMNEHPLPTEPKSPGEYINIDFSEAPRCSPPSLSTESPASSLGSSGQRRSPLSDYMNIDLSNAQSPKPGDAPAAPSESKLSSHPCQPEEEYLKAKIGSVCLPGSAKDDYTEMAFGIAGTPLQPISQTADGAQTTSPTNGVKGLTLSDQGAPVLEAFLVSCSTVDPDRGAKVIRADPQGRRRHSSETFSSTTTVTPVYPSFAHDPKRHSSASVENVSVRNCEGSDEEYGSPMCRKTSAGFQNGLNYIALNLMDGNLGNCENIARLKAASYCKGGINGIHATPYVSLGFNETATTVKD; encoded by the exons ATGGCGAGTCCGCCGACGACAGGAGGACACTTATTTTCTaatgtgaatattaataataacaacattaagAAATGCGGATACCTGAAGAAGCAGAAGCACGGACACAAGCGGTTTTTCGTGCTGAAGGAGCAGAGCGAGGGCTTCCCTGCCAGACTGGAGTACTACGAGAACGagaagaaatggaaaaacaagtCGGCTGCTAAGAGGGTTATACCTCTGGACTCCTGTCTGAACATCAACAAGCGAGCGGACGCTAAACACAAACACCTGATCGCGCTTTACACCAAGGACGAGTACTTTGCCGTAGCTGCTGACAACGAACAGGAACAAGACAACTGGTACAGAGTCTTAACAGATTTAATGAACGAGGGGAAAGTGTACGACGGATCGGCGTCTAATTCTGCGTCTTCTTTGGTGGGATTCGAGGAGGCGAACTACGGTATGATCACGCCGGTGAATGCCGCTTATAAGGAGGTATGGCAAGTAAATTTAAAATCCAAAGGACTGGGTCAGAGTAAGAATTTAACGGGGGTGTACAGGCTGTGCTTATCCAGCCGGACAATTAGCTTCGTAAAACTGAACTCGGAGGTTGCGTCCGTCAGCTTACAGCTCATGAATATCCGGAGATGCGGCCactctgacagttttttcttCATCGAGGTGGGCAGGTCTGCCTCCACAGGACCGGGCGAACTGTGGATGCAGGCGGACGACTCCGTGGTTGCGCAGAATATACACGAGACCATTTTGGAGGCTATGAAAGCGATGAAGGAGCTTTCGGAGTTTAGACCGCGTAGCAAAAGTCAGTCCTCCGGCACAAACCCCATCTCGGTGCCCACGAGGCGGCACTTAAACAACCTGCCCCCGAGTCAGACCGGGCTTCTCAGGAGGTCGAGGACTGACAGCATGGCAGCGACGTCGCCTGTCAGCAAGTTCACTTCCTGTCGGATACGGACTGCCAGTGAAGGGGACGGCACCATGATCAGACCCATGTCAGTGAACAGTAGTCCCATCAGCCCCAGCACTAACCGGACACACCTGAGCCGGTCCAACACAGTCACCGCCAGGCCCTGTCGGATGTTTGAATCCTCCTCACTCCAGCACAGCAAATccatgtgcatgcctgtgtccCACTCCCCACCTTCCGCCGCCAGCCCCGTCAGCCTGTCCTCCAGCAGTGGCAACGGCTCTGCCTCTGAGACCATCCAGCGGCCGTCAAGCGGCAGCGCCTCCGTCTCGGGGTCCCCCAGTGATGCCGGATTCATGTCATGTGACGACTACGGCTCCAGCCCGGGGGACGTCAGGCACCAGTCGGCTAACCGGAGCAACACGCCCGAATCTATTGCTGACACGCCTCCCTCCCGCGAGGGCAGCGACGCGTATGGCTACATGACGATGGAGCGGCCGTCTGGCAGCGTCTTCGGACACATCTACCGGCGGACGCCCACGGAGGAGGTACTGGACTTGGACAAAGCCTACAGGAAGAGGACGTACTCCCTCACCACCCCATCCCAGCAGAGGGCGCCAGCGCAGGTGTCGTCCACCTCCTTGGATGAGTACACACTGATGAGGGCTACGCATGGCAACGGGCACTCGGCACGCAGCTCGCACACCACCTCGCCAAAAGTCACCTACCCTGAGGATTACGGGGACATCGAAATCGGATCTCTTAAGAGCTCGTCTAGCAACCTGGGCGACAACGGTTACATGCCTATGACACCTGGCGCGGCACTGCAAGGCGGGAAAAACGAAAGCTACATGCCCATGAGCCCCATGTGCGTGTCTGCCCCCAAACAGATCATTAACCCCCGGTCCCACCCCCAGACCGTAGTGAACGGGTTGCGGACTGACTCCCCCAGTGGCTGTGGCTCCCTGGACGACAGCGGGTACATGAGGATGTGGTGTGGCTCCAAGCTGTCTATGGAGAGCTCTGACGGGAAGCTGACCAACGGGGAGTACATGAACATGTCGCCCATCGACCCCTGCGTCTCTCTGACGCCCACCGACTACCTCCTCAGCTCTCTGGTGGGCGAGCACCCGCGACCCGCCAACATTTTCACCCTGCTGCCTCGCGGCTGCAAAGCACAAACGCCCCAAAATGGAGACAGCGACCAATACGTGATGATGAACCCGCAGGGTCAGAAGGCGGCGGATGAGTCGAACTACTGCGCGATTTCCCCCGGCTCCATGGTGACCATGATGCACGTGGCGCCCGCGCTCGCCAGGCAGAGTGGCAGGAACGAGATCCTGACGCACAGGGGGAGAGCCAGCAGACCCTCCAGGTTGATCTTGGACACGCTGATGACTTTGCCAAGTATGAATGAGCATCCTTTGCCCACCGAGCCAAAAAGCCCCGGGGAGTACATTAACATAGATTTTAGCGAAGCCCCCCGCTGCTCGCCGCCTTCCCTGTCCACCGAGAGCCCGGCGTCCTCGCTAGGCTCCAGCGGCCAGAGGAGGTCCCCCCTCTCCGATTACATGAACATTGATCTGAGCAATGCACAGTCACCAAAACCGGGGGACGCCCCCGCAGCTCCCTCTGAGTCTAAACTGTCTTCACACCCCTGCCAGCCCGAGGAGGAGTACCTCAAGGCGAAGATCGGCTCAGTCTGCCTCCCCGGCTCCGCAAAAGACGACTACACGGAGATGGCGTTTGGCATCGCTGGCACCCCCCTCCAGCCCATTTCGCAGACCGCCGATGGCGCCCAAACCACCAGCCCCACCAACGGGGTGAAGGGTCTGACCCTCAGTGACCAGGGGGCTCCAGTGTTGGAGGCATTTCTAGTGTCCTGCTCCACCGTGGATCCGGACCGGGGGGCCAAAGTGATCCGGGCCGACCCCCAGGGACGCAGGCGACACAGCTCTGAGAccttctcctccaccaccactgTCACACCCGTCTATCCCTCCTTTGCCCACGATCCCAAGAGGCACAGCTCAGCCTCGGTGGAGAACGTTTCGGTCCGGAACTGCGAGGGCTCGGACGAGGAGTACGGGAGTCCCATGTGTCGTAAGACCTCGGCAGGATTTCAAAACGGACTCAACTACATTGCCTTAAACCTGATGGATGGAAATCTGGGGAACTGCGAGAATATAGCCAGGCTGAAAGCTGCCAGCTACTGCAAAGGGGGCATCAACGGTATTCATGCTACCCCTTACGTCAGCCTTGGATTCAACGAGACAGCCACCACAGTtaaag ATTAA